In the genome of Spirochaetae bacterium HGW-Spirochaetae-1, one region contains:
- a CDS encoding DNA polymerase III subunit alpha encodes MPEEHKTVMEFIHLHNHSDYSLLDGAITVGKLVKKAIDMGMPAIALTDHGNMFGAIEFYQKARKAGITPIIGQEFYMAPGSRLSKEFVKDSNEEKSYHLLLLAKNEKGYKNLLKLSSIGYTEGFYYKPRIDMEMLVKHSEGLICGSACLAGQIPRHIMKGQLKEARDLAGTYSEIFGRDNFYLELQDHGIPEQVQVNRELVAISSELNIPLIATNDAHYVNREDAYSHEILLCIQTGKTMKDENRMRFPGTEFYLKSGDEMRTLFAELPDAIYNTHKIFEMIDLTLDLGNPILPNFDVPQGYNLDSYLRHLVFEGVEMRYGKNVPEAVIQRIEYELTVITNMHFSGYFLIVWDFIKEARRMQIPVGPGRGSAAGSMVSFCLGITALDPLKYDLLFERFLNPDRNEMPDMDLDFCADRREEVIDYVKQKYGEDKVSQIITFNKMKAKLVVKDVARVMDIPFARANEISKMIAENTLQESLNKSPELQKLYKSGDVEKELIDISLRLEGLARSAGKHAAGVVISKGALTEYVPLYMEPKEGSISSQYEKNTLEQAGLVKMDFLGLKNLTVIDKCLKLIKKNTGLFVDIETIPLDDKATFGVLQRAETVGVFQLESSGMQNLLRRLGPTVFDDIIAVVALYRPGPLGSGMADDFVKRKRTPSLVKYEHPLLESILKDTLGVIIYQEQVMLISQVIGGFTMPEADKLRKAMGKKKMDIINELEEKFLAGAANNKIDKSFAEELYGQIKKFGEYGFNKSHSAAYALVTYQTAYLKAHYSIQYMTALLSTQPDDVTMLINDCRRMGIEVLPPSINKSMFDFTIEGKKIRFGFSAIKGLGEKAIENIIKTREQCGTFNTLKDFFENISLLTVNKGVLEALVKAGAFEDIHKNRAQLFASIELLIDTARKLQEDKASGQGNLFSLGEGTQASVDIDLLDVAEWKDNERLLNEKEVLGLYVSGHPLARFEDEIRSFSSTTIGRLAEENNESDVSIVGVIHDFTVKRSQKSGKKYATGFLEDLEGTIELLAFARVVEKNEDLLMSNQPVMVSGKIEMDGDVPKKIIVNSVRALKDVRREAISAIHIKLDPIGVDEKILDMIKSTFLRYKGDCPIFFHVNERNDREKIIKVHNTFNITPSEGLVKDLSQILGQESIRYTIGHQ; translated from the coding sequence ATGCCGGAGGAACATAAAACTGTCATGGAATTTATTCATCTACATAATCACTCCGATTATTCCCTTCTGGACGGGGCCATTACCGTGGGCAAGCTTGTCAAAAAGGCCATTGATATGGGTATGCCGGCCATTGCCCTCACGGACCACGGAAACATGTTCGGCGCCATCGAGTTTTATCAGAAGGCCAGGAAGGCGGGGATCACACCTATTATCGGGCAGGAATTCTATATGGCGCCCGGCTCAAGGTTGAGCAAGGAATTCGTAAAGGACAGTAACGAGGAGAAGTCATACCATCTGCTCCTCCTGGCTAAAAACGAAAAGGGCTACAAGAACCTGCTGAAGCTTTCCTCCATCGGATACACCGAGGGTTTTTATTACAAGCCCCGGATCGATATGGAAATGCTGGTAAAACACTCTGAAGGACTCATATGCGGCTCGGCATGTCTGGCCGGCCAGATACCACGCCACATCATGAAGGGGCAGCTGAAGGAGGCCCGTGATCTGGCCGGGACGTACAGTGAAATTTTCGGCCGGGATAATTTTTATCTCGAACTGCAGGACCACGGCATACCGGAACAGGTCCAGGTCAACCGGGAACTGGTGGCCATTTCCTCGGAACTAAATATCCCCCTCATTGCCACGAACGATGCCCATTACGTGAACAGGGAAGATGCCTATTCCCACGAAATACTGCTGTGCATCCAGACCGGAAAAACCATGAAGGACGAGAACAGGATGCGCTTCCCGGGCACCGAGTTTTATCTTAAATCGGGCGATGAAATGCGGACCCTGTTTGCGGAGCTTCCCGACGCCATCTATAACACGCATAAAATATTTGAAATGATAGATCTCACCCTGGACCTGGGGAATCCCATACTCCCCAATTTCGATGTGCCCCAGGGATACAATCTCGATTCCTATCTGAGACACCTGGTTTTTGAGGGTGTCGAGATGCGCTACGGGAAAAATGTTCCCGAAGCAGTGATCCAGAGGATAGAGTACGAGCTGACCGTAATTACCAACATGCATTTTTCAGGCTATTTCCTCATTGTCTGGGATTTTATCAAAGAGGCAAGGAGGATGCAGATACCCGTGGGCCCGGGACGGGGTTCGGCGGCAGGTTCCATGGTATCCTTCTGCCTGGGCATCACGGCACTGGACCCGCTGAAATACGATCTTCTCTTCGAACGATTTCTGAATCCCGACCGTAACGAGATGCCTGATATGGACCTTGACTTCTGCGCCGACAGGCGTGAGGAGGTCATCGACTATGTGAAGCAAAAATACGGAGAGGACAAGGTGAGCCAGATCATCACCTTCAACAAAATGAAGGCCAAGCTTGTGGTGAAAGATGTGGCCAGGGTAATGGATATTCCCTTCGCCCGCGCCAACGAGATAAGCAAGATGATTGCGGAAAACACCCTGCAGGAGTCGCTGAATAAATCGCCGGAACTTCAGAAGCTTTACAAATCCGGCGACGTGGAAAAGGAGCTCATCGATATCTCCCTCCGCCTCGAGGGACTGGCCCGGTCAGCCGGAAAGCACGCTGCCGGTGTGGTCATCTCCAAGGGAGCCCTCACGGAATATGTTCCCCTGTACATGGAACCCAAGGAGGGGAGTATCTCGTCGCAGTACGAGAAGAACACCCTGGAGCAGGCCGGCCTGGTCAAGATGGATTTCCTGGGACTGAAGAACCTTACAGTCATCGATAAATGTCTGAAGCTCATCAAGAAAAACACGGGACTCTTCGTGGATATAGAAACGATTCCACTGGACGACAAAGCCACCTTTGGTGTTCTGCAGCGGGCCGAGACCGTGGGAGTGTTCCAGCTTGAAAGCAGCGGCATGCAAAACCTGCTGCGTCGTCTGGGCCCCACCGTTTTCGACGATATCATTGCCGTGGTTGCGCTCTATCGGCCCGGTCCCCTGGGATCGGGAATGGCCGACGATTTTGTGAAAAGAAAACGGACCCCCAGCCTGGTAAAATACGAACATCCCCTGCTGGAGAGTATCCTGAAGGATACCCTGGGCGTCATAATATACCAGGAACAGGTTATGCTTATTTCCCAGGTGATAGGCGGCTTCACTATGCCCGAAGCGGATAAACTCCGCAAGGCCATGGGAAAGAAAAAGATGGATATCATCAATGAATTGGAGGAAAAATTCCTTGCCGGCGCCGCGAATAATAAAATTGACAAGAGTTTCGCCGAGGAGCTATACGGGCAGATCAAGAAATTCGGCGAGTATGGATTCAACAAGTCCCATTCGGCCGCCTATGCCCTGGTCACGTATCAGACGGCCTATCTGAAGGCCCATTATTCCATACAGTACATGACAGCCCTTCTTTCGACACAGCCCGATGATGTAACGATGCTCATCAATGACTGCCGGAGAATGGGCATCGAGGTGCTGCCCCCGTCCATCAATAAAAGCATGTTCGATTTTACCATAGAAGGGAAGAAGATCCGCTTCGGCTTCAGCGCTATCAAGGGACTGGGGGAGAAGGCCATCGAGAACATTATCAAGACCCGCGAGCAATGCGGGACCTTCAATACCCTGAAGGACTTTTTTGAAAACATCAGCCTGCTGACGGTGAACAAGGGCGTTCTGGAAGCTCTGGTAAAGGCCGGGGCATTCGAGGACATCCATAAAAACCGGGCCCAGCTTTTTGCGTCGATTGAACTCCTCATCGATACGGCCCGTAAGCTCCAGGAGGACAAGGCGTCGGGACAGGGGAATCTTTTCAGCCTGGGTGAGGGCACGCAGGCCTCCGTTGACATTGATCTTCTCGATGTTGCAGAATGGAAGGATAACGAAAGACTGCTTAACGAGAAGGAGGTCCTGGGCCTCTATGTCTCGGGACATCCCCTGGCCAGGTTCGAGGATGAGATCCGCTCCTTCTCGTCAACAACCATCGGCAGGCTTGCAGAAGAAAATAATGAAAGTGATGTTTCCATAGTGGGCGTCATCCATGACTTTACGGTGAAACGTTCGCAGAAAAGCGGTAAAAAATATGCCACGGGCTTTCTCGAGGACCTGGAGGGGACCATCGAGCTTTTGGCCTTTGCCCGCGTGGTGGAAAAGAACGAAGATCTGCTCATGTCGAACCAGCCCGTCATGGTGAGCGGTAAAATAGAGATGGACGGCGATGTACCGAAAAAAATAATCGTCAACAGCGTGCGCGCCCTGAAGGACGTTCGGCGAGAAGCCATCTCGGCCATCCATATCAAGCTGGACCCCATCGGTGTTGATGAAAAGATACTCGATATGATCAAATCGACTTTTTTAAGGTACAAGGGAGACTGTCCCATATTCTTCCATGTGAATGAGCGGAACGACCGGGAAAAGATAATCAAGGTTCACAACACCTTCAATATCACGCCATCGGAAGGACTGGTGAAGGACTTGTCGCAGATACTGGGACAGGAGAGCATCCGCTACACCATAGGCCATCAGTAA